CCGACAACAGAAACGAGGCACCGCCCATGACCGCAGACCTACCTGGCGAAGCACTGGAGCTGCGTTCGCTGGTGACCTCGGAAGGCACGCTCGAACTTTCGCTGCACGAAGTTCCCGTCCCAACGCCCGGCGCCAACGAGGTGCTGGTACGAGTGGAGGCCTCGCCGATCAACCCGTCGGATCTGGGTCTGCTGGTTGCCAGTGCCGACATGACCAAGGCGACGGTCGCGGGCACCGCCGAACGCCCCGTCGTCACCGCCTCCCTCGGGGAGGGCGCCCTGGGCGCGCTGTCGGCACGACTCGACAAGTCGCTTCCGGTGGGCAATGAAGGCGCGGGCACCGTCGTGGCCGCGGGATCGTCGGACGCGGCCCAGGCCCTCGTTGGAAAGACCGTGGCGATCGCGGGCGGTGCGATGTACTCGCAATACCGAGCGGTCGACGCGTCGGCCTGTCTGGTCCTGCCCGACGGGGCCACGGCGCGCGACGGTGCGTCGTCGTTCGTCAATCCCATGACGGCACTGGGAATGACGGAAACCATGCGCCGCGAAGGACATTCGGGCCTCGTGCACACCGCCGCGGCGTCGAACCTCGGACAAATGCTGGTCAAGCTCTGCCGCAAAGACGGGATACCGCTGGTCAATATCGTCCGCAAGCCCGAGCAAGAGGAGCTGCTGCGCTCGCTCGGTGCAACCCATGTCCTCAACTCGTCCTCACCCTCATTCGCGGCCGACCTCGTCGAAGCCCTCAAAGAGACATCCGCGACGCTGGCTTTCGATGCGACCGGTGGTGGCACGTTGGCCAGCCAGATCCTCAATGGCATGGAGAAGGCAGCCAATGCGACCGCGGCGGAGTATTCGCGCTACGGATCGAGCGTCCACAAGCAGGTGTATATCTACGGCGCTCTCGATACCGGTCCCACGATTCTCACGAGGAGCTTCGGCATGGCGTGGGGCGTCGGAGGGTGGCTGCTGACGCCGTTTATTCAGCGCGCAGGCGCCGAGACCTTTGGCAGGTTGCGCGCCCGGGTGGCCGCGGAGCTCACGACGACGTTCGCGAGCAACTACACCCGGGAGGTGTCGCTCGCCGGGATGCTGCGGCCCGACGCGTTCAACGACTACCTCAAGCGTGCGACCGGAGAGAAGTTCCTCGTGACGCCGCACGCGCGGCCTTGAATCCTTGGAGCGAGTGACGGGATTCGAACCCGTGTGTACGGCTTTGCAGGCCGCTGCCTAGCCGCTCAGCCACACCCGCATGAACGTCACGATGCCAGCGCAGACCGCTCGAGCCCAGTGTTTCACTCGCCCCGATCATTTCGGTCTAGCGGCGGCGCGGCGGACGACAGTAAAGTCGCACAATGGCCAACGGTCGTCTTGCTGATCCGGATTGTTGTCTGCGAACCGAGCCTCGGGCGGACCCGCGAATGGTCGAAGCTCTCGCGTCAGTGGGTCTCGACAGCAATGCGCCGACGGTGGCCCTAACACGGGATGCGCCACTCGAGGAATTGCTGGCATATGCCGCGATGGCCGAGGAGGGGATGGGCGCCGTTATCGGCCTGTTCGCGGCGGGTGTTCCGGACGCGGACGGCGTGACCACTACGGCGACGACGATCACCGGCGAAGACGGCAACGACGTGACGCTCTACGTCAGCCGCCCCGATGCGGATGGTCCATTGCCTGCCGTAGTGCACCTGCACGGTGGCGGCATGGCCATCGCCAGCGCCGCCGACGCAACATACATGCGGCTGCGGGAGTACATCGCGGGCACCGGCCTCGTCGTGGTCGGCGTTGAGTTCCGCAATTCCGGCGGAAAACTCGGCCCACACCCCTTTCCCGGCGGACTGAACGACTGCGCAGCCGGCGTTCGCTGGGTTGCATCGCATCGCGCCGAACTCGGCGTTAGCCACCTGGTCGTGGCAGGCGAGTCCGGCGGAGGCAATCTCACTCTGACCGTGGCGCACAAAGCCAAACGCGAGGGGTGGCTGCAGGACATCGCGGGCTTCTATGCGCAATGCCCGTACATCTCTAATCGATGGCATGAACCCCCCGATGAGTTGCCCTCACTGCGAGAATGCGACGGCTACTTCATCAGTCTTCAACAGCTGGAGCTACTGGGTTCGCTTTACGACCCCGACGATAAGAACTCGAACGACCCCTCCTGTTTTGCCGGCGTCGCGACCGACGAGGATCTGAATGGTCTTCCACCACATGTGATCTCGGTGAACGAACTCGACCCGTTGCGCGACGAGGGACTGGATTACTACCGCCGCCTGGTGCGCGCGGGTGTACCCACCGTGGGCCGGTTGGTCCCGGGCACCTGTCACGGGGGCGATCTGATGTTCGCCGGCGCGATGCCCGAGGTTTTCGCGGCCAGCATCCGCGATCTCAGCGGCTTCGCCAAGAGCCTCGCGTAGGCGCTCGCGGGAGCCGGGTGGCGGCCAAGGTCAAAGGCCGATGTAGACCGCCTTGGTGTTGAAGTAAGCCTCGATGCCCTTGCGGCCACGCTCGCCGCCCCAACCCGATTGCTTGTGGCCGCTGATCGGCATCGACGGGTCGGCCGCGAGCGAGGAGTTCACCCAAATCTGTCCTGCGCGAAGCTCATTCACGACGCGATGGGCCCGGCTGAGGTTCTCGGTCCAAATCGAGCCGGCCAGCCCGTAGTGCGTGTCGTTCGCGGCGGCGAGCACCTCGTCCTCGTCGTCGAACGGGATCACGCAGCCCACCGGCCCGAAGATCTCCTCCTTGATGAGCCGCATGTCGGGTGTGGTGTTGGTGACGATCGTCGCCTCGTAGAAGTAGCCCTTGCGGTCCATCGGCTTACCGCCGGTGATCACCTGCGCGCCGCCGGCGACGCCGTCGTTGACGATGCCCTCCACGCGCTTGCGCTGCTTGTCACTGATCAGCGGCCCGAGCACGGAGTCGGGATCGTCGCTGCCACCCATCGGCAGCATCTGAGCGAAGCCGGCGAGCCCTTCGACCACCTGGTCGTAGATGCCGCGCTGCACGTAGATGCGCGAGGTACATGAGCAGTTCTGCCCCGAACCGGCCAGCAGGCCCATGCCGGCGCCCATGATCGCCTTGTCGAGGTTGGCGTCGTCGAACATGATCAGCGGTGACTTGCCGCCGAGCTCGAGGGTGAGGCGCTTGAGGTTGCCCGCCGCCGCCTTGACGATCAGCCGTCCGACCTCCGTCGATCCGGTGAACGAGATCTTGTCGATGTCCGGGTGCGCGGTCATTGCCGCACCCGTCGTCTCCCCGTAGCCGGTGATGACGTTGAGGACGCCGTCGGGCAGGCCCGCCTCGCGGAAGATCTCTTCGAGCTTCAGCGCGGTGAGCGGCGTCTCCTCGGCGGGCTTGAGCACCGCGCTGCAACCCGCCGCCAGGGCGGGTGCGACCTTGAGCATCGCGACGAAGAAGGGCCCATTCCACGGAATGATCAGGCCGACGACGCCGACCGGCTCGAGCTGGGTGAACGTGTGGTAGGTCTCCCAGCTGCCGAGCAGGCCATCGGACACGAGGTTGGCCGACTCACCGTGGATCTTGCCGACCCAGCCGGCGTAGTACTTCAGCATGTCGACCGACACCGGGATGATGTGACGCGCGGCGGTCAGGTTCATGCCGTTGTCCTGGCCCTCGAGCGCGGCGAGTTCGTCGGTGCGCTCCTCGATGATGCGAGCGGCGCGGAAGAGCACGTTTGCGCGGTGCGACGCAGGCGCCTTGCGCCACACCCCCGACTCGAAGGTCTCCCGCGCGCGGGCCACGGCCGCGTCGACGGCCGCTTGGTCGGAATCGGGGACCTCCGTGATCAGCTCCTCGTTGGAGGGGTTGTAGACCGCGATGGCGTCAGCCAATGTCCTTCATCCTTTCGGCGAGCCGCCGGAGTGGCGTCGTTGCCCGACAGAGGTTACGCGCGTAACTAGTGAGTGTCTAGTACGGCTCAGGTGGACTCGCGGATGACCAGCGTCGCGATGTCCCGGGCAGCCGGAAGGGGCTCGTCGGGTAAGCCGAGCTCGGTCAAAACCGCTGACAGTGCCACCTCGGCAATCGCCGCGCGGTCGAACACCACTGTCGTTAGCGCGGGGACGCTGAAGGGGGACAGGGTTGTGGCGTCGACACCGATGACCGCGAGATCCTCCGGGCAACGCAGTCCGGCGCGCCGAATGCCGTCGAGCACCACGAAGGCCACTTCGTCGCTCTGTGCGCAGACCGCGGTGACGCCCGCATCGTGCAATTCGCGGACCGGTGTGGCGCTGTCGTCCGGCGTCAACGCCGTCACCACGACGTCGGGCAGACCGTGCTGGTGCGCGGCGCGTCGGACACCGTCGATCCAGTAGTCGCCGAGAGCGCGCCATCGACGATCGCCGGAGTAGGCAAATCCGAGGTTGCGATGACCTCGCGAGGCGAGATGGTCGACGCGCAGCTGTCCGACCGAATACTGCGGGTCGCCGAGCCCCGGCAGGGTGTGCACGCAGATGTGGGGGATGGCTGCGTCCTTGACGGCGCCAGATGCTCTGCGGCCCAAGGGGAAAAGACTCGTCACAGCGATCGGCTGGAGATGATTGATGGCGTCGGCGACCGCATCGTCGTGCTCGGTCTCGAACAGCTGAACTTGCACGATGCCGCGGCGGGTCAACTCGGTGGTCATGTGCGTGCCCACCTGCATGGGC
This window of the Mycobacterium sp. 050128 genome carries:
- a CDS encoding LacI family DNA-binding transcriptional regulator, with product MANVSTATVSYVLNNSVGRTISAQTRAAVHSAAAELGYRPNLAARNLARGKSGVILYIVPQLAGGEMPMQVGTHMTTELTRRGIVQVQLFETEHDDAVADAINHLQPIAVTSLFPLGRRASGAVKDAAIPHICVHTLPGLGDPQYSVGQLRVDHLASRGHRNLGFAYSGDRRWRALGDYWIDGVRRAAHQHGLPDVVVTALTPDDSATPVRELHDAGVTAVCAQSDEVAFVVLDGIRRAGLRCPEDLAVIGVDATTLSPFSVPALTTVVFDRAAIAEVALSAVLTELGLPDEPLPAARDIATLVIREST
- a CDS encoding zinc-binding dehydrogenase, which translates into the protein MTADLPGEALELRSLVTSEGTLELSLHEVPVPTPGANEVLVRVEASPINPSDLGLLVASADMTKATVAGTAERPVVTASLGEGALGALSARLDKSLPVGNEGAGTVVAAGSSDAAQALVGKTVAIAGGAMYSQYRAVDASACLVLPDGATARDGASSFVNPMTALGMTETMRREGHSGLVHTAAASNLGQMLVKLCRKDGIPLVNIVRKPEQEELLRSLGATHVLNSSSPSFAADLVEALKETSATLAFDATGGGTLASQILNGMEKAANATAAEYSRYGSSVHKQVYIYGALDTGPTILTRSFGMAWGVGGWLLTPFIQRAGAETFGRLRARVAAELTTTFASNYTREVSLAGMLRPDAFNDYLKRATGEKFLVTPHARP
- a CDS encoding alpha/beta hydrolase fold domain-containing protein → MANGRLADPDCCLRTEPRADPRMVEALASVGLDSNAPTVALTRDAPLEELLAYAAMAEEGMGAVIGLFAAGVPDADGVTTTATTITGEDGNDVTLYVSRPDADGPLPAVVHLHGGGMAIASAADATYMRLREYIAGTGLVVVGVEFRNSGGKLGPHPFPGGLNDCAAGVRWVASHRAELGVSHLVVAGESGGGNLTLTVAHKAKREGWLQDIAGFYAQCPYISNRWHEPPDELPSLRECDGYFISLQQLELLGSLYDPDDKNSNDPSCFAGVATDEDLNGLPPHVISVNELDPLRDEGLDYYRRLVRAGVPTVGRLVPGTCHGGDLMFAGAMPEVFAASIRDLSGFAKSLA
- a CDS encoding aldehyde dehydrogenase family protein — encoded protein: MADAIAVYNPSNEELITEVPDSDQAAVDAAVARARETFESGVWRKAPASHRANVLFRAARIIEERTDELAALEGQDNGMNLTAARHIIPVSVDMLKYYAGWVGKIHGESANLVSDGLLGSWETYHTFTQLEPVGVVGLIIPWNGPFFVAMLKVAPALAAGCSAVLKPAEETPLTALKLEEIFREAGLPDGVLNVITGYGETTGAAMTAHPDIDKISFTGSTEVGRLIVKAAAGNLKRLTLELGGKSPLIMFDDANLDKAIMGAGMGLLAGSGQNCSCTSRIYVQRGIYDQVVEGLAGFAQMLPMGGSDDPDSVLGPLISDKQRKRVEGIVNDGVAGGAQVITGGKPMDRKGYFYEATIVTNTTPDMRLIKEEIFGPVGCVIPFDDEDEVLAAANDTHYGLAGSIWTENLSRAHRVVNELRAGQIWVNSSLAADPSMPISGHKQSGWGGERGRKGIEAYFNTKAVYIGL